The following proteins are encoded in a genomic region of Hydra vulgaris chromosome 05, alternate assembly HydraT2T_AEP:
- the LOC136079916 gene encoding uncharacterized protein LOC136079916 has translation MPELSTCCIGKALNEQCYLSNKSKRYQELSKLNQELISLRSKINPIDFICSYHEKVYLSRYENEHRRYCCNPLNKHAKNVKNSLRVISLSYAKDFGLIPGQKICTSCRKVLNCKHNTKENELQEKEIYVDNHTLKEDLNSSIASFGCSPLKLVSKKDRVAYGKRKIDSVRAHTQKAVANVLGLEIAAICGIESPSKKCLKKTNTDLDNIMTQIKSKFEKTLSNSEKITLLTLTPDSWSIEKTQKFFFTSKRSVVQARKLSKKSGILSKPSPKSGRKLSEDVITEVVHFYECDEYSRVCPGKKEFVSVKVDSKKQHIQKRLLLVNMKELHIEFKKKYNYLKVGFSKFCELRPKWCIPVGGASGLHAVCVCQYHQNVKLLVQKIPGISDYKILLKLMVCSIENRDCMLHSCDKCPAKKVLLDYIDTLFTEKEISEVNFYQWKKSNYQCTLVPATLPLDEFIEMVYEQLDSLRVHHFISKSQATYYQHLKTNLKENQALVLLDFAENYSFLIQDAVQGFHWNNSQATVHPFVAYFIKDGKFDSQSYCVISDHLKHGTDAVHCFIGNVIDKLKQLQTFEHIIYFSDGAASQYKNYKNLINLCYHKHDFDMTAEWHFFATSHGKSPCDGVGGTVKRLVARASLQSLNDPIDTPSKMYSWCVQHVKGISFFFVDKVSIETHTTNFNLEERYRSCSTIPGTRNHHSFIPMSLTSIKIRRVSFDIICTNVDFSTCRIYINKISSYSPGEYVACVYDAQWYLGNILSISEEHQDLNMKFMKKSLCNKFTWPCRDDLCWVPLMHILCKVQSLKIQSNSGRFYSIDLKEINEIN, from the exons atgcCTGAGCTTTCTACTTGCTGTATTGGTAAAGCATTAAATGAACAGTGCTATCTatctaataaaagtaaacgCTACCAAGAACTGTCTAAACTAAACCAAGAGCTTATTTCTTTGAGAAGCAAAATAAATCccatagattttatttgtagcTATCACGAGAAAGTTTACTTGTCGAGGTATGAGAATGAACATCGCAGGTATTGTTGTAATCCGTTGAACAAGCACGCAAAAAATGTGAAAA attctCTTAGAGTTATCAGTCTTTCATATGCCAAAGATTTTGGTTTAATACCTGGTCAAAAAATTTGCACTAGTTGCAGAAAAGTTCTGAATTGCAAAcataatacaaaagaaaatgaactccaagaaaaagaaatttatgttgACAACCATACATTAAAAGAAGATCTTAATTCAAGTATTGCAAGTTTTGGATGCTCACCTCTAaaacttgtttcaaaaaaagatagaGTTGCATATGGAAAGCGTAAAATTGATAGCGTAAGAGCTCATACACAAAAGGCTGTTGCCAATGTGCTAGGTTTAGAAATAGCTGCAATTTGTGGAATTGAATCACcctcaaaaaaatgtttgaaaaaaacaaacacagaTTTAGACAATATTATGActcaaattaagtcaaaatttgaaaaaacattgtcaaattctgaaaaaatcACACTTCTTACACTCACTCCAGACAGTTGGTCAATAGAGAAAActcagaagtttttttttacttcaaaaagaTCTGTAGTACAAGCCagaaaattaagtaaaaaaagtggaATACTATCAAAACCTTCTCCAAAATCGGGTAGAAAACTAAGCGAAGATGTAATTACAGAGGTTGTTCATTTCTACGAATGCGATGAATATTCAAGGGTTTGTCCAGgaaaaaaagagtttgtttCAGTTAAAGTAGATAGTAAAAAGCAACATATCCAAAAGCGCCTTCTACTAGTCAATATGAAAGAGCTacatattgagtttaaaaagaaatataattatcttaaagttggattttcaaaattttgtgagCTAAGGCCCAAGTGGTGCATTCCTGTGGGTGGTGCTTCTGGTCTGCATGCAGTTTGTGTTTGCCAGtaccatcaaaatgtaaagCTCCTTGTACAGAAAATTCCTGGAATTTCTGATtacaaaatcttattaaaattaatggtttGTAGCATTGAAAATAGAGATTGTATGCTGCATAGCTGCGATAAATGTCCTGCTAAAAAGGTTTTGTTAGACTACATTGACACTTTGTTTacagaaaaagaaattagtgaagttaacttttatcaatggaaaaaatcaaattaccaATGTACTTTAGTACCAGCAACTCTACCTTTAGATGAATTTATTGAAATGGTTTATGAACAGTTAGATAGTTTACGAGTGCatcattttatatcaaaaagtcAAGCCACCTACTACCAACatttgaaaactaatttaaaagaaaatcaagcTTTGGTTCTTCTTGACTTTGcagaaaactatagttttctaATACAGGATGCAGTGCAAGGTTTTCACTGGAATAACAGCCAAGCAACTGTGCACCCCTTTGTTGcgtattttataaaagatggAAAATTTGATAGTCAAAGTTATTGTGTTATATCAGATCATCTGAAACATGGAACAGATGCTGTTCATTGCTTTATCGGTAATGTTATTGATAAACTTAAACAATTACAAACATTTGAACACATTATCTATTTTAGTGATGGAGCTGcatcacaatataaaaattacaaaaatcttaTCAACTTATGCTACCATAAACACGATTTTGACATGACTGCAGAGTGGCACTTTTTTGCAACATCGCATGGTAAAAGCCCTTGTGATGGTGTTGGTGGAACAGTGAAACGTCTTGTTGCACGAGCCAGTCTACAATCACTAAACGATCCTATTGACACACCAAGCAAAATGTACAGCTGGTGTGTTCAACACGTCAAAggaatatcttttttctttgttgacAAAGTTTCAATAGAAACACATACTACAAACTTCAATTTGGAAGAGAGATATCGTTCTTGTTCGACAATACCTGGGACACGAAACCACCACAGTTTTATCCCAATGTCACTTAcctcaataaaaataagaagagTCTCATTTGATATTATTTGCACTAATGTGGATTTTTCTACTTgcagaatttatattaataaaatttccagttACTCACCAGGAGAATATGTGGCCTGCGTTTACGATGCTCAATGGTATTTAGGAAATATTCTTAGTATTTCAGAAGAGCATCAAGATCTTAATATGAAATTCATGAAAAAGTCTTTATGTAACAAGTTTACGTGGCCATGCAGAGATGATCTTTGTTGGGTACCTCTAATGCATATTTTATGCAAAGTGCAATCTCTTAAAATCCAGTCAAACAGTGGAAGATTTTATAGTATTGacttaaaagaaatcaatgagattaattaa